The sequence GAACATGCTTCTCGTCACGCTCAACAATGCCGGATTCGAGACGATCCAGGCCGAGGACGGCGTCGAAGGCCTTGAAGTACTCGAAGCGGCCAATCCGGACGTGATCGTCACCGATATCAATATGCCGCGGCTCGACGGCTTCGGCTTCATCGAGGGCGTGCGCAAGAACGACCGCTATCGCGCCGTGCCCATTCTGGTGCTGACGACGGAGAGCGATGCGGAAAAGAAGAACCGTGCACGACAGGCAGGCGCTACCGGCTGGATCGTAAAACCGTTCGACCCGACCAAGCTTATCGATGCCATCGAACGTGTAACGGCCTGAGATCCGGGGACAGCCATCCAATGGATATGAACGAAATCAAAGAGATCTTCTTCCAGGAATGCGAGGAGCAACTCGCGGAACTGGAGACGGGTCTCCTGAAGCTCAATGACGGCGATCGCGACCCGGAAACGGTGAACGCCGTATTTCGCGCGGTCCACTCCATCAAGGGTGGCGCCGGCGCGTTTGGGCTGGATGACCTCGTCTCGTTCGCACATGTGTTCGAGACGACACTTGATTGCGTTCGGTCCAACAAGCTGGAGCCCAACCAGGATGTTCTGAAGGTCATGCTGAGGTCTGCGGACGTGCTCGCCGATCTCACGAATGCCGCCCGCGATGGCGGTACCGTCGACGAGGCCCGCAGTCGCCAGTTGATCAAGGAGCTTGAGGCTCTCGCCAACGGCGAATCGCCGCAGGCGGCCGCTGCCGAGCCCGCTCCGAAAGCGGCGCCGGTCGTCGCAACAATGCCCGCGCCCGCAGCGAACGATGAAGGCTTCCAGCCCGTTGCCTTCTCGTTTGACGATTTCGAGACCGAGGAACCGGCCGCTTGCGACCTTCCGGCCTACGACATCGTCTTCAAGCCGAAATCCGACCTTTACTCCAAGGGAAACGACGCGACGCTCTTGCTGCGGGATCTGTCGCGCCTCGGCCAAATGAGCATCCATTGCGATATGGACGGCTTGCCGACGCTTGATCGCATGAACCCGGAGGCCGCCTACTTTACCTGGAAGGTTTCGCTGAAGACCGACAAGGGCGAAGAAGCGATCCGCTCTGTGTTCGAGTTCGCCGAGTGGGACTGCGACCTCGATGTGACGCTCGCAGGAGATACTCCTGTCGCGACCGACGAACTGCCGATGCAGCCCGTTCCTTTCGATCTCTCCATGCTCGATGAAGGGGCCCAAGCGCCAACCAGTGCGGCCCAGGATCAGATCGCCGCACAAGAGCGTGACGCGAGGGATGCAGCTGTGTCGGCTGCGGAAACTGCAAGCAATGTATTGCAGATGGCGCAGACGGCTGCGCGCCCGCCGGCCGAGGCCGGGAGAAACGCGACGACCGCATCTTCTGCCGCGCAGACTGCCGCTGCCCAGCAGGCCGCCTCCGCCGCGACCCCGACAATCCGCGTGGACCTCGATCGCGTCGACCGGTTGATCAACCTCGTCGGCGAACTCGTGATCAATCAGGCGATGCTGTCGCAGAGCGTGATCGAGAACGACACCAACGGCACATCGTCGATCAATATGGGTCTCGAAGAGCTGCAGCAGCTCACTCGCGAGATTCAGGACAGCGTGATGGCAATCCGCGCTCAGCCGGTGAAGCCCGTCTTCCAGCGCATGTCCCGCATCGTCCGGGAAATTGCCGACATGACCGGCAAGTCCGTTCGCCTCGTTACCGAGGGCGAGAATACGGAAGTGGACAAGACGGTCATCGACAAGCTCGCGGAACCGCTGACGCATATGATCCGCAACGCGGTGGACCACGGGCTCGAAACGCCCGAAAAACGTCTCGCCGCCGGCAAGAGCGCCGAGGGAACCGTCCGGCTGACGGCCAAGCATCGTTCCGGCCGCATCGTCATCGAGCTTGCCGACGACGGCGCCGGCATCAATCGCGAGAAGGTGCGGCAGAAGGCGATCGACAATGATCTCATCGCCGCCGACGCAAATCTTTCGGACGAGGAAATCGACAATCTGATCTTCCACGCCGGCTTCTCGACCGCGGACAAGATCTCCGACATTTCCGGTCGCGGCGTCGGCATGGACGTCGTCAAGCGTTCGATCCAGGCGCTGGGCGGTCGCATCAACATCTCGTCGAAGCCGGGTCACGGCTCGATCTTCACGATGAGCCTACCGCTGACGCTCGCGGTTCTCGACGGCATGGTGGTGACGGTCGCGAACCAGACGCTCGTCGTGCCGTTGACGGCAATCGTAGAAACACTTCAGCCGGAGGCTTCCGCGATCCACAGCTTCGGCGCCAGCCAGCGCCTGATCTCGATTCGCAATTCCTTCTGCCCGTTGGTCGATGTCGGCCGCATCCTGAACTTCCGCGGGATACAGGCCAATCCCGTCGACGGCGTGGCCCTGCTCGTCGAATCCGAAGGCGGCGGACAGCGCGCCTTGATGGTGGACGCGATCCAGGGCCAGCGCCAGGTCGTGATCAAGAGCCTCGAGGCGAACTACACGCACGTTCCCGGCATCGCCGCAGCAACGATTCTCGGCGACGGGCGCGTAGCGCTCATCCTCGATGTCGATGCCATCGTCTCCGCATCGCGCGGACAGTCCCTGAAACCTGAAATATCACTTGCCGCAGCCGGATGACGATCATGAGCAATGCCGCAAAAAATCTGACGACTGGCGCCCGGGAGCTTATCGCTTTCCGGGTCGGCAATCAGGAGTTCTGCGTGAACATCATGTCCGTGCGCGAAATCCGCGGCTGGGCGCCGGCAACGCCGATGCCCCATGCACCGCCCTTTGTGCTCGGCGTCATCAACTTGCGCGGCGCGGTGCTGCCGATTGTCGATCTCTCGGCACGGCTCGGCATGACGCCGGCCGAGCCGACGGTTCGGCACGTCATCATCGTCGCGCAGGTGAAGAACCAGGTGGTCGGGCTGCTGGTAGACGCCGTTTCCGATATCCTGACGGTCTCGGATGAAGAGATCCAGCCCACGCCCGACATCTTGTCCGACTTCGAGAAGAGTTTCGCGCGCGGCGTGCTCGCGATCGGTGGTCGCATGATCTGCCTGATCGAACTCGATGCGGTCTTTCCCCGCGAGGAGAGGGAAGCTGCATGAAAGCCCATGCCATTCTCGAACAAAGACAATCTCCCGACGAATGTCTCGCAAGCGGCGAATATCCGCTGACGCGTCGCGACCTTAGCGAAATCGCCGCGATGATCTATGCGGATGCCGGAATCTACCTCAACGAATCCAAGGCGTCGCTCGTCTACTCGCGGCTGTCGAAGCATATCCGCAATCTCGGGCTAAGAGGGTTCCGCGACTATTGCCAGCTCGTCGCCTCTCCCGCAGGTGCGGCGGCCCGCCGCGATATGCTCTCGCATCTGACGACCAATTTCACCCGCTTCTTTCGCGAGAACCACCATTTCGAACACCTGAAGACGGATGTATTGCCGGGGCTGATTGCCCGGGCGAAAAACGGCGGGCGCGTTCGCATCTGGTCGGCAGCCTGTTCGGATGGGCAGGAGCCGTATTCTATTGCACTCACGGTCCTCTCGCTGTTGCCGAATGCCAGCGACTACGACTTCCGCATCCTTGCGACCGATATCGATCCGAAGATACTCGCGCTGGCGCGGACAGGCGCCTATGACGCGACGGCACTCGAGACTGTGAACCCCGCAATGAGGAAGCAATGGTTCAGCGAGGTCAATGTCGGCGGGCGCGTCAAATGGCAGGTCGATGAGCGTGTGAAGCGGCTAATTACCTTCAACGAGCTCAACCTGATGGCGCAATGGCCGCTCAAGGGACCGTTCGACGTGATCTTCTGCCGCAACGTCGTGATCTATTTCGACGAGCCGACGCAGATGAAGATTTGGTCGCGCTTTGCCGGCGTGCTCGACACCAGTGGACATCTCTATATCGGCCATTCGGAGCGTGTATCCGGAGACGCCAAGTCGCATTTTGACAATATCGGCATCACCACCTATCGCCATACCGGCAAGTTTCACGGAG is a genomic window of Sinorhizobium numidicum containing:
- a CDS encoding response regulator, translating into MKKRVLTVDDSRTIRNMLLVTLNNAGFETIQAEDGVEGLEVLEAANPDVIVTDINMPRLDGFGFIEGVRKNDRYRAVPILVLTTESDAEKKNRARQAGATGWIVKPFDPTKLIDAIERVTA
- a CDS encoding protein-glutamate O-methyltransferase, which translates into the protein MKAHAILEQRQSPDECLASGEYPLTRRDLSEIAAMIYADAGIYLNESKASLVYSRLSKHIRNLGLRGFRDYCQLVASPAGAAARRDMLSHLTTNFTRFFRENHHFEHLKTDVLPGLIARAKNGGRVRIWSAACSDGQEPYSIALTVLSLLPNASDYDFRILATDIDPKILALARTGAYDATALETVNPAMRKQWFSEVNVGGRVKWQVDERVKRLITFNELNLMAQWPLKGPFDVIFCRNVVIYFDEPTQMKIWSRFAGVLDTSGHLYIGHSERVSGDAKSHFDNIGITTYRHTGKFHGARA
- a CDS encoding chemotaxis protein CheW: MSNAAKNLTTGARELIAFRVGNQEFCVNIMSVREIRGWAPATPMPHAPPFVLGVINLRGAVLPIVDLSARLGMTPAEPTVRHVIIVAQVKNQVVGLLVDAVSDILTVSDEEIQPTPDILSDFEKSFARGVLAIGGRMICLIELDAVFPREEREAA
- a CDS encoding chemotaxis protein CheA, whose product is MDMNEIKEIFFQECEEQLAELETGLLKLNDGDRDPETVNAVFRAVHSIKGGAGAFGLDDLVSFAHVFETTLDCVRSNKLEPNQDVLKVMLRSADVLADLTNAARDGGTVDEARSRQLIKELEALANGESPQAAAAEPAPKAAPVVATMPAPAANDEGFQPVAFSFDDFETEEPAACDLPAYDIVFKPKSDLYSKGNDATLLLRDLSRLGQMSIHCDMDGLPTLDRMNPEAAYFTWKVSLKTDKGEEAIRSVFEFAEWDCDLDVTLAGDTPVATDELPMQPVPFDLSMLDEGAQAPTSAAQDQIAAQERDARDAAVSAAETASNVLQMAQTAARPPAEAGRNATTASSAAQTAAAQQAASAATPTIRVDLDRVDRLINLVGELVINQAMLSQSVIENDTNGTSSINMGLEELQQLTREIQDSVMAIRAQPVKPVFQRMSRIVREIADMTGKSVRLVTEGENTEVDKTVIDKLAEPLTHMIRNAVDHGLETPEKRLAAGKSAEGTVRLTAKHRSGRIVIELADDGAGINREKVRQKAIDNDLIAADANLSDEEIDNLIFHAGFSTADKISDISGRGVGMDVVKRSIQALGGRINISSKPGHGSIFTMSLPLTLAVLDGMVVTVANQTLVVPLTAIVETLQPEASAIHSFGASQRLISIRNSFCPLVDVGRILNFRGIQANPVDGVALLVESEGGGQRALMVDAIQGQRQVVIKSLEANYTHVPGIAAATILGDGRVALILDVDAIVSASRGQSLKPEISLAAAG